One window of the Syntrophorhabdaceae bacterium genome contains the following:
- the nifD gene encoding nitrogenase molybdenum-iron protein alpha chain has protein sequence MTIKTDKEPAMRADREADLAEVRKEILDKYPVKVARRRAKQIVVNKVAPDGTVPEILSNTRTIPGILTMRGCAYAGCKGVVLGPTRDILQITHGPIGCGFYSWLTRRNQTRPERSEDQNFMTYAMSTDMQEEEIIFGGEKKLKKAIEEAIELFHPKAIGIFSTCPVGLIGDDIHAVAREMEEKYPDVNIFGFSCEGYKGVSQSAGHHIANNKVFTEVVGQLETPKEGRFRLNILGEYNIGGDAFEIERITDKCGLTLHSTFSGNSVYDEFASAHTADLNVLMCHRSINYMAEMMEKRYGIPWLKINFIGANATAKSLRKIAAYFDDQGLKDAVEKVISEEMEEVEKVRLEVRQRCEGKLAMLFVGGSRAHHYQELFAEIGMKTISAGYEFGHRDDYEGRKVIPSIVMDADTRNIEELTVGPDAERYRPRKGPEELEDLRDKGAVFSEYEGMMAEMDENTLVIDDLNHHEMEVLIERYKPDVFCAGIKEKYVIQKAGIPLKQLHSYDYSGPYAGFRGAVNFYREIDRMVNSHIFRFVKAPWQENPELSGSYGWNE, from the coding sequence ATGACCATAAAAACCGATAAAGAACCCGCCATGAGAGCTGACCGGGAAGCAGACCTCGCGGAGGTGAGAAAGGAGATACTCGACAAGTACCCGGTGAAAGTCGCGCGCAGACGGGCAAAACAGATTGTCGTGAACAAGGTCGCCCCCGACGGGACGGTACCCGAGATCCTCTCCAATACACGGACCATCCCGGGCATCCTTACCATGAGGGGCTGTGCGTATGCCGGCTGCAAGGGTGTGGTGCTCGGTCCTACGCGGGACATCCTGCAGATCACCCACGGCCCCATAGGCTGCGGTTTCTACAGCTGGCTTACCCGGCGCAACCAGACCAGGCCCGAACGCAGCGAGGACCAGAACTTCATGACCTACGCTATGTCCACGGATATGCAAGAAGAGGAGATCATCTTCGGTGGCGAAAAGAAGCTGAAGAAAGCCATAGAGGAGGCCATCGAACTCTTTCACCCCAAGGCCATCGGCATCTTCTCGACCTGTCCCGTCGGTCTCATAGGGGACGATATCCACGCGGTGGCGCGGGAAATGGAGGAGAAGTACCCTGATGTCAATATCTTCGGCTTCAGCTGCGAAGGCTATAAGGGCGTGAGTCAATCCGCCGGCCACCACATCGCGAACAACAAGGTCTTCACCGAGGTGGTGGGCCAGCTCGAAACCCCGAAGGAAGGACGGTTCAGGCTCAATATCCTGGGTGAGTACAACATCGGCGGGGATGCCTTCGAGATCGAGCGGATTACCGACAAGTGCGGGCTCACCCTCCACTCGACCTTCAGCGGCAACTCGGTCTACGACGAGTTTGCGAGCGCCCATACCGCCGACCTTAACGTGCTCATGTGCCACCGCTCTATAAACTATATGGCCGAGATGATGGAGAAACGCTACGGCATTCCATGGCTGAAGATCAATTTCATCGGCGCCAATGCCACGGCAAAATCACTCCGCAAGATCGCCGCCTATTTCGACGATCAGGGCCTCAAGGATGCCGTGGAAAAGGTGATTTCCGAGGAGATGGAGGAAGTGGAGAAGGTGCGCCTGGAGGTGAGACAGAGGTGCGAGGGAAAGCTGGCAATGCTCTTCGTCGGTGGATCGAGGGCGCACCATTACCAGGAGCTTTTCGCGGAGATCGGCATGAAAACCATATCTGCAGGGTATGAATTCGGCCACAGAGACGACTACGAAGGCAGAAAGGTCATTCCCTCGATCGTCATGGATGCGGATACGCGCAATATCGAGGAGCTTACCGTGGGGCCGGACGCCGAGCGATACAGGCCGCGAAAAGGCCCGGAGGAGCTGGAGGACCTCAGGGACAAGGGCGCGGTATTCTCCGAGTACGAGGGCATGATGGCGGAGATGGATGAGAACACCCTCGTCATCGACGACCTCAATCACCATGAAATGGAAGTCCTGATTGAGAGATATAAACCTGACGTATTCTGTGCAGGCATCAAGGAGAAGTACGTGATTCAAAAAGCCGGGATACCTTTGAAGCAGCTCCACAGCTATGACTACAGCGGACCTTATGCCGGGTTCAGGGGCGCCGTCAATTTCTACCGCGAGATCGACCGGATGGTCAATTCACACATCTTCCGGTTCGTGAAAGCCCCATGGCAGGAAAATCCCGAGTTGAGCGGCAGCTACGGGTGGAACGAGTAG